The segment gttttctttttgtaatccgtgattgactgtagaccctgccacattcctctcgtgtctgagccgttgaattgcgactctactttgtctctatactgacgcttagcttgtttgattgctttgcggagggaatagctacactgtttgtatcagtgtttccggtcgccttgccctgattaaaagcagtggttcgctctttcagttttgagcgaatgctgccatcaatccacggtttctggttggggtaggtTATAATGGTCGCCGtaggtacaacatcaccgatgcacttgctaataaactcactcaccgaatcagcgtatacatcaatgttgtttttcaacgctatccggaacatatcccagtccacgtgattgaagcaatcttgaagtgtggaatcagatGGGTCGgcccagcgttgaacagacctgagcaagggcgtttcctgttttagtttcagtCTATatgctgggagcaacaaaatggagtcgtggtcagatttgccgaaaggagggcgaggAAGGCTtagttagagtaacaatggtccagaattttgccagcccgggtcgcAAATTCaatatgctgatcaaatttagggagccttgttttcagattagccttgataaaatccccagctacaataaatgcagcctcaggatatctGGTTTCCAGTttccagagtccaatgaagttctttcagggccgccgaggtgtctgcttgggggggtatacacgactgtgattataatcgaagataattctcttggtagataatgctgtcggcatttgattgtaaggaattctaggtcaggtgaagaaaaggacttgagttcctgtatgttgttatgatctcaCCACGACTCGTTAATCATTAGGCATACACCtccacccttcttcttaccagagagatgtttgtttctgtcatgCAATGCGTCACAAATCCAgatggctgtaccgactctgataacgtatcccgagtgagccatgcttccgtgaaacagagaatgttacaatctctgatgtctctggaAGGCAGCctttgctcggatttcgtctaccttgttgtcaagagactggacattggcgagtagtatgctcgggagcggtgggCGATGTGCAGCTTTATAACCCATCATAGAGGGTTATATATAAAGctgctttttctctctccccctatttctctccctctctctcccagtgtaatTTCCTAATGGCATGTCAGGTGGTGTGTCCATCTGGCAAGGGATGACGTTTTAGGGGTGTCGTGTGGGTTAGTGTGTGCTAATTGTGTGTGTGCTGACACAAGAAGAGTGGCTGCGGTATTCAAATTCACAGACAGACATTGAGAGAACAAAGCTCCGTGCAGCAGGCACAGAAAGAGTGAGTAAGGGAGAAAATGAACAGAGAAATACATAACTGAATAATTGACAGAGAACTGCTCTCTTCAGCAGACAGGTATTTTAATCAGTGTCTCACTGTGCTCTTTCCTCCTCAGGCACATTTATTATAAACTTTATCCTGAGCTGGGAGACGAGATTTGACTCTAGTTTGCAATGATAGGCCTGAATAACATTAGCCGTGTGCGTGTGTCATCCCTACCTGGTCATTATGAGCAGTCTGACTGTGTACTGTCAATGTCATCCTATGTGGATCAGTGGGGAGCTGAAAGCCTGTCACAGTAACACAGAACTCCAGGGAACCAAAGGCCGCTTTTAATGGAATGATGGATGGGATGTTTGCAATAAACCTCAAAGGATTTAGTCAGTGTGTCTCCAATCTGTCTGGCTTGTATGTACAAGGGACAGAGACTGGAATCACACCAGAATGtctaccagtgtgtgtttgtcacTTTGGCTTGTCTCTCACATACCATCCCTCCACAGAGTATTTCTGTCCTTTTCTATCTTATCTTATCTATCAGTCAGAGATGATCAACCTTATGCTAAGTTTTAATATATtttaatctctcctctctcctgctgtcctcctctctctctttttttctttctttctttctttctttctttctctctctctttctttctttcaccccccccccctctcaggaTGATAACTGGGGGGAGACCACCACGGCGGTGACCGGCACCTCAGACCTCAGTCTATCCCAGGAGGAGGTCGTTGGTCTGTGGAAGGTACCGGACGACGGCCAGAGGCAGGGCTGTCGGCTCTACACTCCCCTGATTCTGGGCATCTGTGTGGGGCTAGTGGTCCTGGCCACCCCCCTGGCCTTCCTGGTCCTCCCGGCAGTGTTGTGGCCAGCCAGGCTGCAGGCCTGTGGCTCTGCCTGTGAgggcctcttcctctctgtgtcCTGTAAACTCCTCATTCTCCTGCTTGCTGTATGGGCTATCTTCCTGCGCCAGGCCAGTGCTAACCtgcccagagtgtgtgtgtatcgaGCCCTCCTGGCCACGCTCACGCTGCTGCTCACACTCTCCTACTGGCTGTTCTATGGGGTCCGCATCCTCGACTCACAGGTGTGTATGCttcataattgtgtgtgtgtgtgtgtgtgtgtgtgtgtgtgtgtgtgtgtgtgtgtgtgtgtgtgtgtgtgtgtgtgtgtgtgtgtgtgtgtgtgtgtgtgtgtgtgtgtgtgtgtgtgtgtgtgtgtgtgtgtgtgtgtgtgtgtgtgtgtgtgtgtgtgtgtgtgtgtgcgtgctcgtgcgtgtgcgtgtgcgtgtgtgtgtgtgttgatcctGTGTTGTGTATTCTCCAGGATGAGGACTACCAGGGTATCGTCCAGTTTGCTGTGTCTCTGGTGGACTCTCTGCTGTTTGTCCACTACCTGGCCATCGTGCTGCTGGAGATCAGACAGATCCAGCCCTGCTACAGCCTGTGTGTTATACGCTCCACTGACGGGGAGACAAGCTGCTATAACCTGGGACAGCTCAGGTAGTACACACAACAATCTCTTGCTAAAATGTTGCTGCTGACCGTAGTGAAGTCATTCTTCTACCAGCAATATAAAGATGAAGATCACTTTATTCACATTAAGGTCAGACCGAAATGTTCATTCTGCTTGAACTCAGTCTGTATACAACAAGGAGggaactgaatggtgtggcccaGATGAATTGAGAAACCATGTTGTGTCCACTGATGCCAGTAAACAAAAGCCAGTCAGCTGATCACTCAGATAGCAGAAACGTTTACAGAAAATCAGACTATTAGAGAATGCCTTTAGAATGCCCCCACCCCAACGCACCCACCCACACCCGACTGCCCTGTTGAACTGTGGGTAATTGGAGACTCGTGTTCAGGGGGAAGCGTAGCAGTAATTTAGTTACTAAATCACCCAGAATGCTCCAGTCCAGTCCTTTTGCTCTAGGGTGCTATTCTGGTAATTAGGTGGGCTGGGCCTGAGAAAGAGGGgctatgatgcagtatgatgaaCTTAACTTCCAGATACTGATCTACAGTCGGAACTGTTCAGGCTAGGATTTATGGCTAGTAAACTGATCGTAGATCTGTGCCTTAGGAGAACTTCAACCCAGAGCTGTCTCTCTTATCAAAAGCATATGGTTTAAAGGCCCAGCGCAAtcaaaaacatgatttttctGTATTTATGTACAGGagcagttaaaagtttggacacacctactaatttttTACACTTTTCtgcattgtggaataatagtaaagagatcaaaactatgaaataacacatatgtataTTCTCTATTTTATATCATCTATTgcgtcttgcctatgccgctctgtcattgctcatccatatattcatatgtacactactgttcaaaagtttagggtcacttagaaatgtcctttccttgtttttgaaagaaaatcattttttttgcccatttaaaataacatcaaattcaaaaggacagatttccaccagtctaatgtcttttgcttgtatttcttggcccaagcaagtctcttcttattggtgtcctttagtagtggtttctttgcagcaatttgaacaTGAAGGCCTCTCACttagtctcctctgaactgttgatgttgagatgtgtctgttacttgatctctgtgaagcatttatttgggctgcaatttatgaggctggtaactctaatgaagttatcctctgccgcagaggtaactctgggtcttcctttcctgcgatcatcatgagagccagtttcatcacagtgcttgatggtttttacgattgcacttgaagaaattttaaacgttcttgaaattttccagattgactgaccttcatgccttaaagtaatgatggactgttgtttctctttgcttatttgagctgttcttgccataatatggacttagttttttaccaaatagggcttctgtataccacccttaccttgtcacagcGCAATTGATTGGCTGaaatgcattaagaagaaaataagttccacaaattaacttttaacaaggcacacgtgttaatttaaatacattccaggtgactcctcatgaagctggttgagagaatgccaagtgtgaaAAGTTGTCATTAAGGCGAAGgatagctactttgaagaatctcaaatataaaatacattttgatttgtttaacactttcttggttacaacatgattccatatgtgttatttcatcgttttgatgtcttcactattattctacaatgtagaaaatagtaaaaaataaaggtaaaccctggaatgagtaggtgtccaaacttttgactggtactgtgtatttcCACTTTATGGGGGGGGAAATCACTATTCGAATGGTATCATACATTTTTGTTGGATATTAAAAAAGCAGATGGAGTGAGCGACACCAAGGAAACTCTGCTCCAAACAAGACTAGCTAACTTGTAGCAGCCACAACGGTATTTATCATCCCATATAACAGTGTCTGTCTTGACAAGAGTGGCCTAGAGAAGCTTTTAAGCTAAGCTAGCCAACTATAGCTAACCAGGCTAATTGAGGCCACATGCTAAGCTTCTCCCCAACCCCATTCAGATAAAACAGCCTACCTGTTGGTTGCTCATTGTAGCCTACTCCTTCTCATTTCGCTAACTTTTAATTCTGTGATTTTATTCCATCTTGCATTGCATTAGTGAACTCTCACTAAACATTGAGCCTCTCTGACGCTTTGATTGGCCAACATAAACATAAAGATACAGACATGAAGGCTACTGGTCGGCTACCGCTTCTTTTTATGGGGAGCACTGTGCACTTTGTTTTATTAAATTAATCATTTGAAATGTCATTGTATATCCTTGTATGTAACAATGTCACATGGATATTTACATTTAATTTAGTAAAGGCGTTTTCATTGtttcaaaaaaataataatgctcGCAACAATTAATACTCACACAAGTATTGGAATACTAACGTCCATTCAGATATTTCAATAACCGTGCTGATCCCTTGCAGAAAGGTTAGCAAAGTGTACGTAGACTTGACATTGATACAGTATATGCATGGTTCTGTCTCTCTATGCTGCCCCACCTCTAGCCTCtctgtctgatactgactgatCTCCTGTAGAAAGGCCTGAGGCTGGAGGACAGTTTAAAGCAGGGAACGCTGTATAACGTGGCCCTGGTCTGCAGTAGTCTGGTCTGGGGGAGTAGTGTAGATATGAGGCATGCTGCTCAGTAAGAGCTATTTTATCAGGTGAATCAAATCAGCAGGGACAATAATGGACTTCATTTCCGACCTTCTTTTATAATACATCCATCTGTTTCCTCTACCTCCTACTACTTTATGGCCTTTTTTCttaccctatctctctctcccatcgttctctccctccctctgcccctctctctctcccatcgttctctccctccctctgcccctctctctctcccatcgttctctccctccctctgcccctctctctctcccatcgttatctccctccctctgcccctctcgctctccctccctctgcccctctctctctcccatcgttctctccctccctctgcccctctctctctcccatcgttctctccctccctctgcccctctctctctcccatcgttctctccctccctctgcccctctcgctctccctccctctgcccctctctctcccccattgttctctccctccctctgcccctctctctctcccatcgttctctccctccctctgcccctctcgctctccctccctctgcccctctctctctcccattgttctctccctccctctgcccctctctctctcccatcgttctctccctccctctgcccctctctctctcccatcgttatctccctccctctgcccctctcgctctcccatcgttctctccctccctctgcccctctctctctcccatcgttctctccctccctctgcccctctcgctctccctccctctgcccctctctctctcccatcgttctctccctccctctgcccctctctctctcccatcgttctctccctccctctgcccctctcgctctccctccctctgcccctctctctctcccatcgttctctccctccctccgcccctctctctctcccattgttctctccctccctatgcccctctcgctctccctccctctgcccctctctctctcccatcgttctctccctccctctgcccctctctctctcccatcgttctctccctccctctgcccctctcgctctccctccctctgcccctctctctctctcccatcgttctctccctccctctgcccctctcgctctccctccctctggcgctctctctctcccatcgttctctccctccctctgcccctctctctctcccatcattctctccctccctctgcccctctctctctcccatcgttctctccctccctctgcccctctctctctcccatcattctctccctccctctgcccctctcgctctccctccctctgcccctctctctctcccatcgttctctccctccctctgcccctctctctctcccatcgttctctccctccctctgcccctctctctctcccatcgttctctccctccctctgcccctctcgctctccctccctctgcccctctctctctcccatcgttttctccctccctctgcccctctctctctcccatcattctctccctccctctgtccctctctctctcccatcgttctctccctccctctgcccctctctctctcccatcgttctctccctccctctgcccctctctctctcccatcgttctctccctccctctgcccctctctctctcccatcgttctctcactccctctgcccctctcgctctcccatcgttctctccctccctctgcccctctctcccatcgttctctccctccctctgcccctctcgctctccctccctctgccccctctctctcccatcgttctctccctccctctgcccctctcgctctcccatcgttctctccctccctctgcccctctctctctcccatcgttctctccctccctctgcccctctcgctctcccatcgttctctccctccctctgcccctctcgctctcccatcgttctctccctccctctgcccctctctctctcccatcgttctctccctccctctgcccctctctctctcccatcgttctctccctccctctgcccctctctctctcccatcgttctctcactccctctgcccctctcgctctcccatcgttctctccctccctctgcccctctctcccatcgttctctccctccctctgcccctctcgctctccctccctctgcccctctctctctcccatcgttctctccctccctctgcccctctcgctctcccatcgttctctccctccctctgcccctctctctctcccatcgttctctccctccctctgcccctctcgctctcccatcgttctctccctccctctgcccctctcgctctcccatcgttctctccctccctctgcccctctcgctctccctctcttgcccCTCTTttgctttttttctctctctccctctgtctgtgtcaGTATTCAGAGGGCAGCTCTGTCTCTGCTAGAGTTCTACTACAGAGACTTTCCTCTTCATAACCCCGCCCTTCTCTCCGCCTCCAAGCACCGTGCCGCCAAGCACCTGGCTGGCCTCAAGGTCTACTCCGTGGATGGTTAGTATAGCTACAGATTCAGTGGTTCTTCAATGGTTACATTGGATTTGTCTCCCTGTACGTGTCGTCCACCTTCCAATCATCTCTTTTCCTCTTTGTAACTGCATCATAAAGTGAAAcactttctctttctcgctctctcgtcTCTCCATCTGTCAGCTGTCTGTCCACCGTATTTGTCCATGTATGTGCTTCGTTGTGATGCTGTCTCTCCGTATACCTTCCCATGCCACCCTAAGCAACACTTAAAGCTAAACTGAGAGCTTACCTTTTGGACAATGACAGTAAATAAAGCTGGGTAATAATCTCTTCTGTGTGTCCTCACACTTTTTACAAGTTTACTCTACTAACCTAGTGTACATTACTAACCTCATTCATCACTTCCCTTCCCTCACCCACAATGTTTTCACTGCTTCGACACcttcacacacagatacataccaATCTAACCACCCCTTTCATTCACCAGATATTCTACACAGGCACCGACTGGCGACGGAGTATTTGGGCCTTCCCAACtcagtgtaataataataatataatatatgccatttagcagacgcttttatccaaagcgacttacagtcatgtgtgcatacattctacgtatgggtggtcccggggatcgaacccactaccctggcgttacaagcgccatgctctaccaactgagctacagggggACCACCCATTTTATGGGTTTCCTCTATGGAGTTTGGTAGAGGAGTATGCTGGTACGGTTCCTCACAGaaccctcccaccctccccttgTCAAAGTAtgaaatgggagggagggagggcttcAGAGGTTTGGCATTTCTGCCTTTCAATAATTCATCACAGTAGCTTTCAGCCTTACAcatgcgtgcgcacacacacacacacacacgcacgcacacacacgcacgcacgcacgcacgcacgcacgcacgcacgcacgcacgcacacacacacacacacacacacacacacaaacaaacacactaacacacactaacacacacacacacacacacacacatacatacagtacacaccttGGTGTTAATGATTCATTGCTTAATCTGTCCTGACCTGTATCTGCCGGGATTACTGTACTGAACTCCCCTCATATCCACATATCCCTCGTGAATATGGACCAGATTCCACTACTCCATATTCATATTCCCCAGGAAGTATAACTTATGCTTTTACTACTTCTGGGTTAGTTATTGGTATTCACCATAGAGAGATGTGAATATGATCAAACTGGTATTGTCTTTTATTTGATGAATATTTACTAGCCTGGTAGCCAGATGTTAGTTTCAACTTTGGCTAAATCTGTTGTCATTTGGCAGATGGCTAAACCACATAGTCAGCTGTAACTACCAGACTGAATATTTCTCATCAGATTTTTAGATTTAGAATCCTCACTGAAATCTGTGTTTTCCCCGGGTtgctgttgatatgctgattGGGCCACAGTGACCTTCCCATCATGCCTCTGTGATTCCTGTTCATAGGCCCAGGGAACCCGGCGGAGCCGGCAGATGGGTCGGGGGGACTGGCGGTGGGGGGCAAGTCTCGGACCATGATCTCTGCAGCAGCCAGGCACAAAAACACATCTCATAACGAGCTATACTACGAAGAGGCAGACTATGACAGACGGGTCTGCAAACGCAGAGccaggtgagtgagtgagagagagagaaagaacactcTTGAGTGAATAGGAAGGTGAATATTTGGGTTAAAAAGAAAGAAATTAGTGAAGAAAGAAGGATGAATGATACATAggtgcagtgccttcagaaagtattcatacccctcgacttattccacattttgttgttacctgaattcaaaatgaattaaatatatTTTCTCACCTAtcttcacaataccccataacaataAGGTGAAAGCATGTTTTTAGGAAtcttagcaaatgtattgaataCGAAAACAGCAATATCTCATTTAGGTAAGTACAAATGTACAAAAAAAAAGattaaataagtattcacacccctgagtcaatacatgttagaatcacatttggcagtgattacagttgtgagtctttctgggtaagattTTAAGAGCTTtgaacacctggattgtacaatatttgcacatgattttttatttttttattcttcttgctctgtcaagttggttgatcATTATTAGACACACatgttcaagtcttgccataaaTTCTCAAGAGGATTTCAGTTAAAATTGTAACTAGGCcagtcaggaacattcaatgtcgtttTGGTAAGCCACTTGGTAAGCCACTATGTATATTTGGCCCTgcattttaggttattgtcctgctgaaaggtgaatttgtctcccagtgtctgttggaaattctctaggattttgtctgtgcttagctctattctgtttatttttatcctaaaaaactccctatgacaagcatatccataacatgatgcagccacaaccaTGCTTGAAGATATAAAGAGTGGCTCTCTGTAACGTGTtctgttggattttccccaaacaacgctttgtatttaggacaaagttttttgcagttttactttagtactTATAGCAAACAGGATGCCTTTTTATTCTGTACacccttccttcttttcactctgtcatttaggttataattgaggagtaactacaatgttgttgatccgtcctcagttttctcctatcacagctattaaactctgtacagtatctgttttaaagtcaccattggcctcatgttgaTATCCCTGAgtgatttccttcctctccggcaactgagttaggaaggacgcctgtatctttgtagtgactgggtgtattgatacaccatctaaagtgtaattaataacttcaacatgctcaaagggatattaaatgtctgctttttttgcttgttattttatttttacccatctaccaataggtgccctctttgtgaggcattggaaaatctccctggtctttgtggttgaatttcaCTCCTCGACTGAcagaccttacaattatctgtatgtgttgggtacagagatgaggtagtcactcAAAACTTATTGCACACAGTAAGTCcatgcaaattattatgtgacttatttaggctttccataacaaattcaagatatttcagcttttcatttaatTCATTTGTTAAAgaaattctaaaaacataattccactttgacattatggatatTGTCTgttggccagtgacaaaaaaatctcaatttaatcaattaTACATTTGGTCTGTAAGacaataaaatgtgaaaaaagtcaagggctgTGTATTCTTTCTGTAGGCACTGTATGATGCTTAATGCAAGGATTTAAAATATAGATCAGGATTTACATAAATGGACTTAAGAATAGATACAGTAGGGTACATTGTCTTGTGTTTTTCTAACTTGTAGGATGTAAGAACAGATGTAAGTAGATGTACAGTAGTATACTGAATGTTGTGTGTACATTGCTGTAATAGATGTTTTATTGCCACACACCGGATAGGTACAGAGAAATGccttgttttacagggtcaggccAAGTATTATGGCTCCCACAGAGCAAATTAGAGTAAGTGCCTTCCTCAAGgtcacatcgacagatttttcacttttGTCGGCTCAGATATTCGAACCatcgacctttcggttactggcccaacgttagGATAGTAACTTTAGGGTGTAAGAAAATATGAATGTACAGTATACTGAATGTTGTGTCTATGTGTACATTACTTTAACGTTAGGCTAGTGGTGGCTGTAGAGGAGGCCTTCATGCATGTGAGGAGGATGCATCAGGAGGAGCAGAAAGTGTCCCCCGGGGATGTGATGGATGTACGGGAGGCCGCCTCGGCCATCTTCCCCTCCATGGCCCGCTCCCTACAGAAATACCTCCGAACCACCAGGAGGCAGCACTGCCACAGCATGGACAGCATCCAGAGACACCTGGCCTTCTGCCTCACACACAACTTGAGCCCCAAGGTAAGCAAGAATGAACCCATTAGCCCTACTCTAGTGCCAAGTCAGTCCCCGTACCCTAACACAATACTCTTTATTATGTCCTTACGATAGTGTCAGCAATTCTGAAATGTGTTGTGTAtttccgtgtctgtctgtctgtctgtctgtctgtctgtctgtctgtctgtctgtctgtctgtctgtctgtctgtctgtctgtctgtctgtctgtctgtctgtctgtctgtctgtctgtctgtctgtctgtctgtctgtctgtctgtctgtctgtctgtctgtctgtctgtctgtctgtctgtctgtctgtctgtctgtctgtctgtgttcaggCATTCCTGGAGGCCTACCTGTCCCCTGGTCCTACGCTGCAGTACGGTCAAGAGCGCTGGATGGCCGATCAGTGGACTTTGGTCAGCGAGGCTGCAGTCACCAGCGGTCTAAAGGAGGGCATGGTCTTCTCCCTTAGGTGTCTAGACTTCAGCCTCGTGGTCACGGTCAAGTCCATCCCCTACATTCGAATGACCGAGGAGTACGTTGACCCCAAGTCACACAAGTTTACCCTGTGTCTCCAATCTGAAACATCAGTCTAACAGACACGGAAAACTGTGGCTATTCTAGAATTACAGTATCTTACCATTTTGGTATGTTTTTTGTGTTATGTTTCTTAAAGCCTTTTCTACTTTGATATGCTCTTATTGTGGTATTTTGTCTCTTAAATTATTTAAATTACTGTTTTTTCTAAAGATTGTTTTGGCTGCTttgcaatttttttatttttttattgtatgTGTTTTTATGAACAGATGCACATGGGATATTGCAAGAGGAAGTGTTAGCATAGTTAATAAACCCTATGGATCCCCAGCATATAGCTCCTTTCCAGTGAAGATGAGAGAGATAGTAAGAGATGGGCAATATGCTTCTATTGTCCTAAGGCAAACTGGAACACTGAATTATGTCAAGGTTTTTTCTATGCACTGTAGATGATCCCTGCAacatttttgttctgtgtgtgtgtgtgtgtgtgtgtgtgtgtgtgtgtgtgtgtgtgtgtgtgtgtgtgtgtgtgtgtgtgtgtgtgtgtgtgtgtgtgtgtgtgtgtgtgtgtgtgtgtgtgtgtgtgtgtgtgtgtgtgtgtgtgtgtgtgtgtg is part of the Oncorhynchus gorbuscha isolate QuinsamMale2020 ecotype Even-year linkage group LG09, OgorEven_v1.0, whole genome shotgun sequence genome and harbors:
- the LOC124044122 gene encoding vang-like protein 1 — translated: MECRPREKVNMSTKGHLQTTPLITLLHDTLRPPSDPWPIAAMDTESIQSGYSSHSNRSNRHGEQSRREHRKLSSKDSSRSERSVINTPDGLTQASPTHNNEPLLKDPISVTVDEAPSLQDDNWGETTTAVTGTSDLSLSQEEVVGLWKVPDDGQRQGCRLYTPLILGICVGLVVLATPLAFLVLPAVLWPARLQACGSACEGLFLSVSCKLLILLLAVWAIFLRQASANLPRVCVYRALLATLTLLLTLSYWLFYGVRILDSQDEDYQGIVQFAVSLVDSLLFVHYLAIVLLEIRQIQPCYSLCVIRSTDGETSCYNLGQLSIQRAALSLLEFYYRDFPLHNPALLSASKHRAAKHLAGLKVYSVDGPGNPAEPADGSGGLAVGGKSRTMISAAARHKNTSHNELYYEEADYDRRVCKRRARLVVAVEEAFMHVRRMHQEEQKVSPGDVMDVREAASAIFPSMARSLQKYLRTTRRQHCHSMDSIQRHLAFCLTHNLSPKAFLEAYLSPGPTLQYGQERWMADQWTLVSEAAVTSGLKEGMVFSLRCLDFSLVVTVKSIPYIRMTEEYVDPKSHKFTLCLQSETSV